A single window of Methanoregula sp. DNA harbors:
- a CDS encoding SWIM zinc finger family protein — MTDLFTRLSGKKEIDPLTREEIKLTYGTRGIKALAALEEGRVKKYLDFFIVQGATSEYIIDEDFCTCGDFLYRGRGCWHLLAVRFAHSTGKFDRVGLWYQDRWKTQR, encoded by the coding sequence ATGACTGACCTGTTTACACGGCTATCAGGAAAAAAGGAGATCGATCCTCTGACCCGTGAGGAGATCAAGCTCACGTACGGCACCCGCGGGATAAAAGCCTTGGCAGCTCTTGAAGAGGGGCGCGTGAAAAAATATCTTGATTTTTTTATTGTTCAGGGAGCAACCTCTGAGTATATTATTGATGAAGATTTTTGCACCTGTGGGGATTTCCTGTACCGTGGACGGGGGTGCTGGCACCTGCTTGCGGTCAGGTTTGCGCATTCTACAGGAAAATTCGATCGAGTCGGCCTCTGGTATCAGGACCGGTGGAAAACACAGAGATGA
- a CDS encoding ATP-grasp domain-containing protein: MKGRALVAGFATRHVAQSAFRAGYAVCAVDHFCDQDLNWYTQDHIKFDELEELPAAVEEMSSRHQFDLLIVTSGAEDLQTDLSICGTSREKVAMFLDKLDTQAFFEELGVPVPGLMKGGDYPAMVKPRRGAGGWRNAIISGTENLVTWQKLYPGVPYLLQEVIEGIPSSVCCVTDGTRARAITTNEQILRGENGSSFGFSGSITPLIHREKTRMMTLAEKVAAASGCRGTIGVDFVCGTKPCAIEINPRFQATVDTVEQSMGCNMFQLHVDACRGVLPKSLPRPLQFSARSILFADRDLTLRSNLARLSPIVADIPYPDTYFEKEQAIVSVYGWGKTKNAALLLLDKHIKTVQQYLR, translated from the coding sequence ATGAAAGGGCGTGCGCTGGTAGCCGGGTTTGCCACCCGCCATGTGGCGCAGTCAGCGTTCCGTGCCGGCTATGCTGTCTGCGCGGTTGATCATTTCTGCGATCAGGACCTGAACTGGTATACACAGGACCATATAAAATTTGATGAACTCGAAGAACTCCCTGCGGCAGTAGAGGAAATGTCAAGCAGGCACCAGTTCGATTTGCTAATTGTGACAAGCGGTGCAGAAGACCTGCAAACCGATCTTTCTATTTGTGGCACATCCCGTGAAAAGGTCGCAATGTTCCTTGATAAACTCGATACACAAGCCTTTTTTGAGGAACTTGGAGTGCCTGTTCCCGGCCTTATGAAGGGGGGGGATTACCCTGCCATGGTAAAACCCCGACGGGGTGCAGGGGGTTGGCGCAATGCCATCATCTCCGGAACGGAAAATCTTGTTACATGGCAGAAGCTCTATCCGGGTGTACCCTACCTGTTGCAGGAGGTAATTGAGGGTATACCCTCAAGTGTGTGCTGTGTGACTGATGGCACACGCGCCCGCGCGATCACCACAAATGAGCAAATTCTGAGGGGAGAGAACGGTTCATCATTCGGATTTTCCGGATCCATAACTCCGTTGATACACCGGGAAAAAACCCGCATGATGACCCTTGCAGAGAAAGTTGCAGCAGCAAGCGGTTGCAGGGGAACAATCGGTGTTGATTTTGTGTGTGGAACCAAACCCTGTGCAATTGAGATCAACCCCCGGTTTCAGGCAACTGTGGATACGGTTGAGCAGTCAATGGGATGCAATATGTTTCAGCTTCATGTGGATGCATGCCGGGGAGTTCTGCCGAAATCTCTCCCACGGCCGTTACAATTTTCTGCCCGAAGCATACTTTTTGCGGACCGTGATCTGACCCTTCGATCCAATCTTGCGCGTCTTTCACCTATTGTCGCAGACATCCCGTATCCTGATACATACTTTGAAAAAGAACAGGCAATTGTAAGCGTCTATGGATGGGGAAAGACCAAAAATGCAGCTCTTCTGTTGCTGGATAAGCATATTAAAACGGTTCAACAATATCTACGGTGA
- a CDS encoding DUF167 domain-containing protein, which produces MPSCADAISNTKNGIIITIEVTAGSRSNTFPAGFNRWRKAIGCRVTAPALEGRANRAVIAVIAKMLEIPESTVHIQSGATSPVKKILIEGMSKPHIVLWLESLLDS; this is translated from the coding sequence ATGCCATCATGTGCTGACGCGATATCCAATACAAAGAACGGTATTATCATCACAATTGAAGTTACAGCAGGAAGTAGGTCCAATACTTTTCCAGCCGGATTTAACAGATGGAGAAAAGCTATCGGGTGCCGGGTGACTGCTCCCGCACTGGAGGGAAGAGCAAACCGGGCAGTTATTGCTGTGATTGCAAAAATGCTGGAGATTCCCGAAAGCACAGTCCATATACAATCTGGCGCCACTTCACCGGTTAAGAAAATTCTCATTGAAGGGATGAGTAAGCCTCATATTGTTTTATGGCTCGAGTCCCTGCTTGACTCCTGA
- a CDS encoding UPF0058 family protein: protein MHKEELIQLHQMLYDVKTYLETLNPNLKFTQYLSLKITPSQQHKSKMEHKYAIFVLGTEIANAMKDVDYTSSSRISARMKELADKALKEMEYS from the coding sequence ATGCACAAAGAAGAACTAATCCAGCTTCATCAGATGCTCTACGACGTCAAAACCTATCTAGAAACATTAAATCCGAATCTGAAATTCACCCAATATCTGTCACTGAAGATCACACCCTCCCAGCAGCACAAGAGCAAGATGGAGCACAAATACGCCATTTTTGTGCTCGGAACTGAAATTGCCAATGCCATGAAGGATGTGGATTACACTTCATCAAGCCGTATATCTGCACGGATGAAGGAGCTTGCCGATAAGGCATTAAAAGAGATGGAATATTCATAA
- the dnaG gene encoding DNA primase DnaG codes for MYSPDTTKYLIHINLTAEGVVEKPDVVGAIFGQTEGLLGEDLDLRDLQRTGRVGRIDVQITSKKGETKGEIMISTSLDRAETAILAASLETIDRVGPCVARVTVGSIEDIRVSKRKKIVNRAKEILIERFDDGTIDSNELLDDVRQSLRIEKIGSIGEEKMPSGPNVLDSDAIIIVEGRADVLNLLRFGIKNAVAVEGTNIPKTVIDLCEKKTATAFFDGDRGGELILRELLQVADIDFVAFSPRAKSVEDMTRKEVIKTLRNKVPVEYIREHYFEDSAELPPDLKLGRGGEDLASPEKSAKIFSTGKRARESAHRIPQTLRDHMDDVRGQHLARFLSSDLIIMREINSDEIEKAVETIDDTVTGLVVDRSVDQRLLDRLVVKGVEYVAARDFKGIIKRPLNIRLMKIGS; via the coding sequence TTGTATTCACCGGATACTACCAAGTACCTTATTCATATCAACCTCACCGCTGAGGGGGTGGTCGAGAAACCCGATGTAGTTGGTGCCATATTCGGCCAGACTGAAGGGTTACTCGGCGAAGACCTTGACCTGCGTGATCTCCAAAGGACCGGACGTGTCGGAAGAATTGACGTCCAGATAACAAGCAAGAAAGGCGAGACAAAGGGAGAGATCATGATCTCCACATCCCTTGACCGGGCAGAGACTGCAATCCTTGCCGCTTCGCTTGAGACCATTGACCGGGTCGGACCCTGCGTTGCTCGCGTAACCGTTGGTTCAATCGAGGACATACGTGTCAGCAAGCGTAAAAAGATTGTGAACCGGGCAAAAGAGATCCTGATTGAACGGTTTGATGACGGTACTATTGACAGTAATGAACTTCTCGACGATGTGCGGCAGAGCCTTCGTATTGAAAAGATCGGCTCGATTGGCGAAGAGAAGATGCCATCAGGACCAAACGTGCTGGACTCGGACGCAATCATCATTGTTGAGGGAAGGGCGGATGTTTTAAATCTGCTCCGTTTTGGGATCAAGAATGCCGTAGCGGTTGAAGGGACCAATATCCCAAAAACCGTCATTGACCTGTGCGAGAAGAAGACTGCAACTGCATTTTTTGACGGGGACCGCGGTGGTGAACTTATTCTCCGCGAACTGTTGCAGGTGGCAGATATTGATTTTGTTGCTTTCTCCCCGCGCGCAAAAAGCGTGGAGGACATGACCCGCAAAGAGGTGATCAAGACCCTCCGTAATAAGGTGCCTGTCGAATACATCCGCGAACATTATTTCGAAGACAGCGCCGAACTTCCCCCGGATCTCAAACTGGGGCGTGGGGGAGAAGATTTGGCATCACCTGAAAAAAGTGCAAAAATCTTCTCCACCGGAAAACGGGCACGGGAATCTGCACACCGGATACCCCAGACTCTGCGGGACCATATGGATGATGTGAGGGGTCAGCACCTCGCACGGTTCCTTTCTTCAGACCTTATCATCATGCGGGAGATCAATTCTGATGAGATTGAGAAAGCGGTAGAGACTATTGATGACACGGTAACCGGGCTCGTGGTCGACCGCTCAGTTGACCAGAGACTGCTTGACCGTTTGGTGGTGAAGGGGGTGGAATATGTCGCTGCCCGGGATTTCAAAGGAATCATTAAACGCCCGTTGAATATCAGGCTTATGAAAATAGGTTCATAG
- a CDS encoding transcription factor produces MDAAEDMLKDPAIRAYLHRLIGDEGLDLLIRFPDEGEHSDEDLAAKTGINLNTVRHTLYTLYEKRLAEYHRIKNNETGWLTYLWQLRVDKIYDAIREDLQLVLDKLEHRAQFEEENDFYICKDCGIIYPFTRALDNEFKCTECENHIAHFDNDALLVALKQRVRSIQESLGHVQSS; encoded by the coding sequence ATGGATGCCGCTGAAGATATGTTAAAGGATCCGGCGATCCGTGCGTACCTGCACAGGTTGATCGGTGATGAAGGGCTCGATCTCCTGATACGTTTCCCTGATGAAGGGGAGCATAGCGATGAAGACCTGGCAGCAAAGACCGGGATCAACCTCAATACCGTAAGGCACACCCTTTATACCTTGTATGAAAAGCGGCTGGCAGAATATCACCGTATAAAGAATAATGAAACAGGCTGGCTCACGTATCTCTGGCAACTCAGGGTTGACAAGATATACGATGCCATCCGGGAAGACCTCCAGCTCGTCCTTGATAAACTGGAACACCGTGCCCAGTTTGAAGAAGAGAACGATTTTTACATATGCAAGGACTGCGGTATCATCTATCCCTTCACCCGTGCACTGGATAACGAGTTCAAATGCACGGAATGCGAGAACCATATTGCGCACTTTGACAATGATGCGCTCCTTGTTGCCCTCAAACAACGTGTCCGGAGCATTCAGGAATCACTTGGTCATGTCCAGTCCTCGTGA
- the pyrC gene encoding dihydroorotase, producing the protein MMTGRTTLVLSNVTLPDGRVADISSGGGYVTHIGSAQSCDRIIDCTGLLALPGAIDMHVHMRGGKQSAKEDWQTGSQSALAGGVTVVVDQPNTVPPVTSPMALQDRVQDAKEHSLCHFGINSGVNAKTSLEMMWQAGALAFGEIFFAPSSYGEAIGKETLIQVFERISSLGALATIHAEMISPVPDQDLRSHDRARSSDGETEAVRTVNQCNRSRCRVHFCHLSSSASIEAASGSVEVTPHHLFLSQDSFDPSSAFGKVNPPLRTENQRRDLWKRWERIDVIASDHAPHTADEKHTAFPDAPAGIPGVETMMPLLVAKVIERKISVLSLAKKTSFTPANLLGIPKAGFSIGNRADYALFPKSPVRITIDTLHSKCGWTPYEDQMAVFPDTVIMGGEPVYHKREFLEGSPAWFPGAGYRYTGQ; encoded by the coding sequence ATGATGACAGGTCGGACTACACTCGTCCTCTCTAATGTCACATTGCCGGATGGAAGGGTCGCAGACATTTCCTCTGGCGGGGGATACGTCACCCATATCGGTTCGGCGCAATCGTGCGATCGAATTATTGATTGCACAGGTCTTCTGGCACTCCCGGGTGCAATCGACATGCATGTCCATATGCGCGGGGGCAAGCAGTCTGCAAAAGAGGACTGGCAGACCGGCAGCCAGAGTGCCCTTGCGGGAGGTGTGACGGTTGTTGTTGATCAACCAAATACCGTCCCACCGGTTACCTCCCCCATGGCACTACAGGACCGGGTCCAAGATGCAAAGGAACATTCTCTCTGCCATTTTGGAATTAACAGCGGGGTAAATGCCAAAACCTCTCTTGAAATGATGTGGCAGGCAGGAGCGCTCGCGTTCGGGGAGATCTTTTTTGCTCCATCAAGTTATGGAGAGGCGATTGGAAAAGAAACACTTATACAGGTATTTGAAAGGATCTCGTCGCTGGGGGCACTTGCAACCATTCATGCCGAAATGATCTCTCCCGTACCGGATCAGGACCTTCGATCTCATGACCGGGCCCGCTCATCTGATGGAGAGACCGAGGCGGTCAGAACCGTGAATCAATGCAACAGATCCAGGTGCAGGGTGCATTTCTGCCATCTTTCATCGTCCGCTTCAATTGAAGCCGCATCAGGTTCAGTGGAAGTGACACCACACCACCTCTTTCTATCACAGGACTCCTTTGATCCCTCAAGTGCATTTGGCAAGGTAAACCCCCCTTTGCGCACTGAAAACCAGAGGAGAGATTTATGGAAAAGATGGGAACGCATCGATGTGATCGCTTCCGACCATGCTCCCCATACGGCAGATGAAAAACATACGGCATTTCCTGACGCACCTGCGGGCATCCCAGGAGTTGAAACCATGATGCCCCTCCTTGTTGCAAAGGTTATTGAACGGAAAATATCAGTTCTATCGCTGGCCAAGAAAACATCGTTTACCCCCGCAAATCTTCTCGGTATTCCTAAGGCGGGATTTTCCATTGGCAATCGCGCGGATTATGCCTTATTTCCCAAATCACCGGTACGGATTACCATAGATACCCTTCACAGCAAATGCGGATGGACCCCCTATGAAGATCAAATGGCCGTATTCCCAGATACGGTTATCATGGGAGGAGAACCGGTTTATCACAAGAGGGAATTTCTGGAAGGTTCACCCGCATGGTTCCCGGGAGCCGGTTATCGTTATACAGGACAATAA
- a CDS encoding homocysteine biosynthesis protein, whose protein sequence is MRKSIEQINQRIRDGNARVVTAEAMPDIVAELGEDGALKEVDVVTTGTFGAMCSSGAFLNFGHAEPPIRMERVWLNDVEAYGGLAAVDAYIGATQQSTTREDQYGGAHVIEDLVSGKAVELRAISRGTDCYPRRTITTELLLENLNQAIMCNPRNAYQRYNAAVNTTDRTLHTYMGTLLPSCGNISYSGAGLLNPITNDPKLRFIGSGVPIFLCGAPGRVIGEGTQHSPAGGFGTLMVTGDLKMMSQNFLRAATMSGYGVTLYVGLGVPIPVIDRDTVRATAVRDEDIMVDLIDYGIPSRNRPALKSVSYAELRSGTVYLNGEDVRTSSLSSFRRARIVASTLKDWIETGKMELCMPTRPIDPKKQVRPMHETVRGPRVLDIMDRKVVSIGEDEEIKTAAQKLLKGETNHLPVINAKGRLVGIVTTFDISKAVANPQKASLVRDIMKKKVVTTTPDEAVDIAVRKLEQHNISALPVIDTKAHVVAMLTAMDLGKLFGGRWLK, encoded by the coding sequence ATGCGCAAGTCAATCGAGCAGATCAACCAGCGGATCCGCGATGGCAATGCCCGGGTTGTAACGGCAGAAGCGATGCCTGATATTGTTGCGGAACTTGGTGAAGATGGTGCATTAAAAGAAGTTGATGTGGTTACTACCGGCACATTTGGCGCGATGTGCTCATCGGGCGCGTTCCTCAACTTTGGTCACGCGGAACCACCCATCCGCATGGAACGGGTCTGGCTCAATGATGTGGAAGCATACGGGGGACTTGCAGCAGTCGATGCCTATATCGGGGCTACACAGCAGTCAACCACACGGGAAGACCAGTACGGGGGCGCCCATGTAATCGAAGATTTGGTCTCTGGGAAAGCAGTCGAATTACGGGCAATATCCCGGGGCACTGACTGTTACCCAAGGCGGACTATTACCACCGAACTTCTTTTGGAGAACTTAAACCAGGCAATCATGTGTAACCCGAGGAACGCGTACCAGCGGTACAATGCAGCGGTCAATACGACGGACCGGACCCTCCACACCTACATGGGCACTCTGCTCCCCTCCTGTGGCAACATCTCGTATTCCGGCGCTGGCCTGCTCAACCCGATCACGAACGACCCGAAACTCCGGTTCATTGGCAGCGGCGTCCCCATATTCCTCTGTGGGGCACCCGGCAGGGTAATCGGCGAAGGTACTCAGCACTCCCCCGCAGGTGGATTCGGCACTCTGATGGTTACAGGGGATTTAAAGATGATGTCACAGAATTTCCTGCGCGCAGCGACCATGTCAGGGTACGGTGTCACGCTCTATGTAGGTCTGGGTGTGCCTATCCCGGTGATTGACAGGGATACAGTACGCGCAACTGCAGTCCGTGATGAGGATATCATGGTCGACCTGATCGATTACGGCATCCCCAGCAGGAACCGCCCTGCATTAAAAAGTGTGAGCTATGCCGAACTGCGCAGCGGGACCGTATACCTAAATGGCGAAGATGTACGAACCTCATCCCTCTCCAGTTTCCGCAGGGCGCGGATAGTGGCATCAACACTTAAGGACTGGATAGAAACGGGAAAAATGGAGCTCTGCATGCCTACCCGGCCAATCGATCCAAAAAAACAGGTGCGTCCTATGCATGAGACTGTAAGGGGGCCCCGAGTGCTCGATATCATGGACAGAAAAGTGGTGAGCATTGGTGAAGATGAAGAGATAAAAACTGCCGCACAAAAACTACTCAAAGGTGAAACAAATCACCTCCCGGTCATCAATGCAAAGGGCAGGCTTGTAGGTATTGTCACGACGTTTGACATTTCAAAAGCGGTGGCAAACCCGCAGAAAGCCAGCCTTGTGCGCGATATAATGAAAAAGAAGGTGGTTACGACCACTCCTGATGAAGCGGTCGATATCGCAGTGCGCAAACTTGAGCAGCATAATATCAGCGCGCTCCCGGTAATTGATACCAAGGCACATGTAGTTGCGATGCTGACGGCAATGGATTTGGGCAAGCTTTTCGGGGGCAGGTGGCTGAAATGA
- a CDS encoding tRNA (cytidine(56)-2'-O)-methyltransferase: MTRVAVLRIGHRPERDQRVTTHVGLTARALGADGMYLSADDKGVVQSIADVVDRWGGVFYCQDKVKWRRCILDWRKEGGSVVHLTMYGLKLPDVIGKIRREDKVLVVVGAEKVPGEIFGLADYNVAVTSQPHSEIASLAVFLDNLFCGNELTREFAGAKIRIIPSPAGKKTE; encoded by the coding sequence TTGACCCGTGTAGCAGTCCTGCGGATTGGCCATCGACCGGAGCGTGATCAGCGGGTTACCACGCATGTCGGGCTGACCGCCCGTGCGCTGGGCGCGGATGGGATGTACCTTTCCGCGGATGACAAGGGGGTGGTGCAGAGCATCGCTGATGTCGTGGATCGCTGGGGCGGGGTATTCTATTGTCAGGATAAAGTAAAATGGCGGCGATGCATCCTTGACTGGAGGAAAGAGGGAGGCTCGGTTGTTCACCTTACAATGTACGGGTTGAAACTGCCGGATGTCATCGGGAAAATACGTCGTGAGGACAAGGTCCTTGTGGTTGTTGGTGCCGAGAAAGTTCCGGGTGAGATTTTCGGGCTTGCGGATTATAATGTCGCGGTCACGAGCCAGCCCCACTCGGAGATTGCAAGCCTTGCTGTCTTCCTTGATAACCTCTTTTGTGGAAATGAATTGACCCGGGAATTTGCCGGTGCAAAAATCCGGATTATTCCTTCTCCAGCAGGGAAAAAAACGGAGTGA
- a CDS encoding HDIG domain-containing protein: MSSPREQYEDLLRNAGCSPKVIAHCRAVTDCALEYAGNNPLIDRNLLEAGAMLHDIGRGKTHSIHHAQTGADICRALLFTEPVARIVECHTGAGLTADECTLLHLLPRNCTPCTAEERILAHADNLMVGTHKGRIEGTLGSAIHLSRKIRRRLYHLALDVECLCKK; this comes from the coding sequence ATGTCCAGTCCTCGTGAACAATACGAGGATTTGCTGCGAAACGCCGGTTGCAGCCCAAAAGTGATCGCGCACTGCAGGGCTGTCACGGATTGCGCGCTTGAGTATGCAGGGAACAACCCGCTTATTGACCGGAACCTGCTTGAAGCTGGAGCCATGCTCCACGACATCGGGCGCGGGAAAACGCATTCTATTCATCATGCACAGACAGGGGCAGATATATGCCGCGCCCTTTTGTTTACTGAACCGGTGGCCCGGATTGTCGAATGCCATACCGGTGCAGGCCTGACTGCTGATGAGTGCACTCTCCTTCACCTCCTCCCCCGCAACTGTACTCCGTGCACTGCAGAGGAACGGATTCTTGCACATGCTGATAACCTAATGGTGGGGACTCATAAAGGCAGGATTGAGGGGACGCTTGGTTCTGCCATCCACCTCAGCAGGAAAATCCGAAGACGGCTGTACCACCTTGCACTCGATGTCGAGTGTTTGTGCAAAAAATAA
- a CDS encoding Nif3-like dinuclear metal center hexameric protein, which produces MDIRAFIGEMEELAPPVLAEEFDQGRIGLIIEGRPEITRVCCALDVTPAVVKRAVAASADMLVVHHTPLWTPVTQVTGCTARILRTLLAAEMNLYVMHTNFDRADGGVNDTLCHLLDLTGIMPMSAGRIGTFGSSPEEISRRIGGNIRIWGEIGQTVHKLGVVAGSGFDPELIEEAQVMGADAFLSAEMKHAVARSAAIPCIEATHYSLEAPAMRELGMRMGWEYIDDPPLIRQLT; this is translated from the coding sequence ATGGATATCAGAGCGTTTATCGGGGAGATGGAGGAGCTTGCGCCCCCCGTGCTTGCCGAAGAATTTGATCAGGGGCGGATCGGACTTATAATTGAGGGCCGGCCTGAGATCACCCGTGTCTGTTGCGCCCTTGATGTAACCCCGGCCGTAGTAAAAAGAGCAGTTGCTGCATCTGCAGATATGCTTGTTGTGCACCATACTCCTCTCTGGACTCCGGTGACGCAGGTGACTGGATGTACCGCACGGATCCTGCGTACTCTCCTTGCAGCAGAGATGAACCTCTATGTTATGCATACCAATTTTGATCGTGCTGACGGTGGAGTCAATGATACGCTCTGTCACCTGCTCGACCTTACCGGGATTATGCCGATGTCAGCGGGAAGGATCGGCACATTCGGTTCATCGCCGGAAGAAATATCACGTCGCATTGGGGGGAATATCCGCATCTGGGGTGAAATTGGTCAAACTGTGCATAAGCTTGGTGTGGTTGCCGGCAGTGGGTTTGATCCTGAATTAATCGAAGAGGCACAAGTAATGGGCGCTGATGCGTTCCTCTCGGCAGAGATGAAGCATGCGGTTGCACGGAGTGCGGCAATTCCCTGCATTGAAGCGACCCATTACTCACTTGAAGCGCCGGCAATGCGGGAACTCGGCATGCGGATGGGGTGGGAATATATTGATGATCCACCCTTAATCAGACAACTCACATGA
- a CDS encoding 4Fe-4S binding protein, with translation MKLLVNFSRGKGRKPIIAQVVRDTGVLINVERAVIDSSEGEALIDVPDDACHLVRDRMASLGATVRILEHGVTFNESECVDCGACISICPREVFSFDKDFTLHLAEERCILCGKCIDACPHQALALPV, from the coding sequence ATGAAGCTGCTTGTAAACTTTTCACGCGGAAAGGGAAGGAAGCCAATCATTGCGCAGGTTGTGCGAGATACAGGTGTCCTGATCAATGTCGAGCGCGCGGTGATCGATTCGTCTGAAGGGGAGGCGCTTATCGATGTTCCCGATGATGCCTGCCATCTGGTGCGCGACAGGATGGCGAGCCTCGGTGCAACAGTCAGGATTCTTGAGCACGGGGTGACCTTTAACGAGAGCGAATGTGTGGACTGTGGAGCCTGCATCAGCATCTGCCCCCGCGAGGTCTTTTCATTTGACAAAGACTTCACACTTCACCTTGCGGAGGAACGCTGTATCCTCTGTGGCAAATGTATCGATGCCTGCCCGCATCAGGCCCTTGCCCTGCCGGTATGA
- a CDS encoding UPF0280 family protein encodes MIRERFFFRQTIATILADHPEHIAAAKEGIFAARQDVERYIARDPFFQLTLEPYAPDSDDLVIVRMAEAAKKADVGPMAGVAGAIAWAGVEAMVASGAVFGVIDNGGDIALISDRPVRVGVHAGTAPISDHAAFIVPPQERIMGICTSSATVGPSVSFGIADAVTIFAHDVALADAWATSVCNRIRADDTSVFSKLDPSEVMGAFAVIGDHTEQWGKLPPLVSAIVDEHLISAGDHL; translated from the coding sequence ATGATTCGGGAGCGGTTCTTCTTCCGGCAGACAATCGCTACAATCCTTGCTGATCATCCGGAGCATATCGCCGCGGCAAAGGAGGGAATCTTCGCGGCACGGCAGGATGTGGAACGATATATCGCACGCGACCCGTTTTTTCAATTAACCCTTGAGCCGTACGCACCTGATTCGGATGATCTGGTGATTGTGCGGATGGCGGAGGCTGCAAAGAAAGCAGATGTCGGACCTATGGCAGGAGTGGCAGGGGCAATTGCGTGGGCGGGAGTCGAAGCGATGGTTGCGAGCGGTGCTGTATTTGGAGTTATTGATAACGGTGGTGACATCGCACTCATCTCCGACCGCCCTGTACGTGTAGGAGTGCATGCAGGCACAGCACCAATATCGGATCATGCAGCGTTTATTGTCCCCCCACAAGAGCGGATAATGGGGATCTGCACCTCATCAGCAACGGTCGGGCCATCTGTCTCATTTGGGATAGCCGATGCCGTTACCATCTTTGCTCATGATGTTGCGCTGGCGGATGCATGGGCAACATCAGTGTGTAACAGGATCAGGGCAGATGACACATCTGTATTCTCCAAGCTTGATCCCTCCGAAGTGATGGGCGCATTTGCAGTCATTGGTGACCATACCGAACAATGGGGTAAACTCCCTCCATTGGTCAGTGCAATAGTGGATGAGCACCTGATCAGTGCCGGTGACCACCTATAG
- a CDS encoding regulator of amino acid metabolism, contains ACT domain protein has translation MWSDIIHEFADSPSQSRVVRFLLENGFGVTEDGRISCNGIEVPATAVAKAIGSDRRVVDSTAHRILDRPVLKEIFINMRATPDLSHVAEALGYSVITVLPKNASERGIVGATVRVLSDHLLSIRQIFVTDPHLSEEPKLVIIVEEPLPQGVVEKIRALHQVKQVII, from the coding sequence ATGTGGTCAGACATCATCCACGAATTTGCGGATTCCCCTTCACAGAGCCGGGTTGTCAGGTTTTTGCTGGAAAATGGATTTGGTGTTACGGAGGATGGCAGGATCAGCTGCAATGGTATTGAGGTCCCTGCAACTGCTGTTGCCAAGGCAATCGGGTCAGACCGTCGTGTCGTGGATTCGACAGCGCACCGCATTCTCGATCGCCCCGTGTTAAAAGAGATATTTATCAACATGCGTGCCACCCCGGACCTCAGCCATGTGGCTGAAGCGCTAGGGTATTCAGTCATCACAGTTCTGCCGAAAAATGCCAGCGAGCGCGGAATTGTCGGTGCGACGGTAAGGGTACTTTCGGATCATCTTCTCTCTATTCGCCAGATTTTTGTGACAGACCCTCACCTCTCAGAAGAACCAAAGCTTGTGATCATTGTCGAAGAACCTCTGCCACAAGGTGTTGTTGAAAAAATTCGTGCCCTGCATCAGGTTAAACAGGTTATCATCTGA
- a CDS encoding MarR family transcriptional regulator — protein sequence MKDEHIDWLIYHLIEPMGPVTVEELAKKSGLDPATVEKSILRLENDLLVEQYKGRIRLLSFGESLIRCQVRYDPALPYTIENGVIKEKKRPDP from the coding sequence GTGAAAGACGAGCACATTGACTGGCTGATCTACCACCTAATCGAACCCATGGGTCCGGTGACAGTAGAGGAACTCGCTAAAAAAAGTGGTCTGGATCCTGCCACGGTCGAAAAGTCAATTTTACGGCTTGAAAATGACCTGCTCGTTGAACAATACAAAGGCAGGATACGCCTGCTCTCTTTTGGTGAATCCCTGATCCGGTGTCAGGTGAGATACGACCCTGCCCTCCCGTACACAATCGAAAACGGGGTCATAAAAGAAAAAAAGAGGCCGGACCCTTGA